In Gossypium arboreum isolate Shixiya-1 chromosome 5, ASM2569848v2, whole genome shotgun sequence, a single genomic region encodes these proteins:
- the LOC108453673 gene encoding TORTIFOLIA1-like protein 4 isoform X1, with protein sequence MSFKNRSPTTILQPQPQDLKQRVYTCLNKLADRDTLAVASAELDSIARNLTADSISPFLNCLYGTDSSSKSPVRRQCVCLLTLLSRSHGNALSPHLSKMVSTLSRRLRDPDSAVRSACVEATAAMSSHITKPPFSVLSKPLIEMLVVEQDVNSQVGAAMCLAAAIDAAPDPESEQLRKVLPKLGKLVRNESFKAKAAVFGVIGSVASVGGAGSKSVLDWLVPCAVDALSSEDWATRKAAAEALGKVAMAEKELTAEFKSACVVALENKRFDKVKIVRETFNRSLDLWKEVPGVCEVSAPSQSDSSSVETGNGSFGCFPSVTKSVDNAGFRTLQSKKVVPTSRSPPSDASTEPTAKKETHLSSNYRNWNISDFSKLDRTKPSGCKTEIAEPRKSLFFKAYDNIKNGDLGVMESREIGDSRDSRLETKRVLFAKVRDENVQKYGGLKTGSRVVPFHDENLDFDDKKAAVEADENRKEVEDLSLIREQLAQIEDQQSNLLNLLQKFIGSSQSGINSLETRVNGLEMALDEISYDLSLSNGRIPNMDSADKTCCKLPGTEFLSPKFWRKPEGRFSTSRLSSSGRMLSLNAARNIPDKDSRAETYIPAVSQRHQHQGCGGFIMNPVADGCNGITDNSGSSNRLSKNTIQNAERVQLGNGSDPDGTTLVRCTSSMKP encoded by the exons ATGTCTTTCAAGAACCGATCTCCGACGACGATTCTTCAACCGCAACCGCAGGATCTCAAACAACGCGTTTATACTTGCCTCAACAAGCTCGCTGACCGCGATACTCTTGCCGTCGCTTCCGCCGAGCTCGACTCCATCGCTCGCAACCTCACTGCAGATTCCATCTCTCCCTTCCTTAACTGCCTCTACGGCACCGATTCTTCATCCAAGTCTCCGGTTCGGAGACAATGCGTTTGCCTTTTGACGTTGTTGTCTCGTTCGCACGGCAACGCACTGTCTCCTCACCTTTCTAAGATGGTTTCCACGCTTTCACGCCGGCTACGAGACCCTGACTCCGCCGTCCGATCCGCCTGTGTCGAGGCAACCGCCGCAATGTCGTCTCACATCACTAAACCTCCGTTTTCGGTTTTGTCGAAGCCGTTGATCGAAATGCTCGTTGTGGAGCAAGACGTGAACTCGCAGGTCGGAGCCGCGATGTGTTTGGCGGCGGCGATCGATGCGGCTCCGGATCCTGAGTCGGAGCAGCTTCGGAAGGTGTTGCCGAAGTTAGGGAAGTTAGTTAGGAACGAAAGTTTCAAGGCGAAAGCAGCAGTGTTTGGAGTTATAGGAAGCGTCGCTAGTGTTGGCGGTGCCGGAAGTAAaagtgttttggattggttggtGCCTTGTGCGGTGGATGCTTTGAGTAGCGAAGATTGGGCAACGAGAAAGGCGGCAGCGGAGGCGTTGGGGAAAGTGGCGATGGCGGAGAAAGAGCTGACAGCGGAGTTTAAATCGGCGTGTGTGGTGGCTCTAGAAAATAAGAGGTTTGATAAG GTAAAGATTGTACGAGAAACTTTCAATCGTAGTTTGGATTTATGGAAGGAAGTTCCTGGAGTTTGTGAGGTCTCAGCTCCTTCTCAGTCCGACTCATCTTCAGTAG AAACAGGTAATGGTAGCTTTGGATGCTTTCCTTCAGTTACAAAAAGTGTCGATAATGCTGGTTTTAGAACTCTACAATCAAAGAAAGTAGTCCCCACAAGCAGGTCGCCTCCATCGGATGCTTCAACCGAGCCCACTGCCAAGAAAGAGACACACCTGAGCAGTAATTATAGGAATTGGAATATATCGGATTTCAGTAAGTTGGACCGCACAAAACCCTCTGGTTGTAAGACTGAAATTGCTGAGCCGAGGAAGTCTCTGTTTTTTAAGGCCTATGATAATATCAAGAATGGTGACCTTGGAGTAATGGAGTCGAGAGAAATTGGGGACAGCAGAGATTCTAGGTTGGAGACAAAACGTGTACTCTTTGCTAAGGTCCGTGATGAAAATGTTCAGAAATATGGAGGTTTGAAAACTGGATCTCGGGTGGTTCCATTTCATGATGAGAATTTAGATTTTGATGACAAAAAAGCAGCTGTAGAAGCTGATGAGAACCGCAAAGAGGTTGAAGATCTGTCTTTGATACGTGAACAGCTTGCTCAGATTGAAGACCAGCAATCCAATCTATTAAATCTCCTCCAG AAATTCATTGGGAGCTCCCAAAGTGGGATCAATTCTCTAGAGACACGCGTGAATGGCCTGGAGATGGCTCTGGATGAAATATCTTATGATTTGTCTCTTTCAAATGGAAGGATTCCAAACATGGATTCTGCAGATAAAACGTGTTGCAAGCTGCCTGGTACAGAATTTTTGAGTCCCAAGTTCTGGAGGAAACCTGAAGGTCGGttttctacttcaaggttatctTCTTCTGGGCGCATGCTTTCCCTAAATGCTGCACGTAACATACCTGATAAAGATTCTCGCGCTGAAACGTATATACCAGCAGTGAGCCAAAGGCATCAGCATCAAGGTTGCGGTGGATTTATAATGAATCCAGTGGCTGATGGTTGCAACGGTATAACTGATAATTCAGGGTCCTCAAATAGATTGTCAAAGAATACCATTCAAAATGCTGAGAGGGTTCAGCTTGGAAATGGTAGCGATCCTGATGGGACGACTTTAGTTCGTTGTACTTCATCAATGAAACCTTAG
- the LOC108453673 gene encoding TORTIFOLIA1-like protein 4 isoform X2 gives MSFKNRSPTTILQPQPQDLKQRVYTCLNKLADRDTLAVASAELDSIARNLTADSISPFLNCLYGTDSSSKSPVRRQCVCLLTLLSRSHGNALSPHLSKMVSTLSRRLRDPDSAVRSACVEATAAMSSHITKPPFSVLSKPLIEMLVVEQDVNSQVGAAMCLAAAIDAAPDPESEQLRKVLPKLGKLVRNESFKAKAAVFGVIGSVASVGGAGSKSVLDWLVPCAVDALSSEDWATRKAAAEALGKVAMAEKELTAEFKSACVVALENKRFDKVKIVRETFNRSLDLWKEVPGVCEVSAPSQSDSSSVGNGSFGCFPSVTKSVDNAGFRTLQSKKVVPTSRSPPSDASTEPTAKKETHLSSNYRNWNISDFSKLDRTKPSGCKTEIAEPRKSLFFKAYDNIKNGDLGVMESREIGDSRDSRLETKRVLFAKVRDENVQKYGGLKTGSRVVPFHDENLDFDDKKAAVEADENRKEVEDLSLIREQLAQIEDQQSNLLNLLQKFIGSSQSGINSLETRVNGLEMALDEISYDLSLSNGRIPNMDSADKTCCKLPGTEFLSPKFWRKPEGRFSTSRLSSSGRMLSLNAARNIPDKDSRAETYIPAVSQRHQHQGCGGFIMNPVADGCNGITDNSGSSNRLSKNTIQNAERVQLGNGSDPDGTTLVRCTSSMKP, from the exons ATGTCTTTCAAGAACCGATCTCCGACGACGATTCTTCAACCGCAACCGCAGGATCTCAAACAACGCGTTTATACTTGCCTCAACAAGCTCGCTGACCGCGATACTCTTGCCGTCGCTTCCGCCGAGCTCGACTCCATCGCTCGCAACCTCACTGCAGATTCCATCTCTCCCTTCCTTAACTGCCTCTACGGCACCGATTCTTCATCCAAGTCTCCGGTTCGGAGACAATGCGTTTGCCTTTTGACGTTGTTGTCTCGTTCGCACGGCAACGCACTGTCTCCTCACCTTTCTAAGATGGTTTCCACGCTTTCACGCCGGCTACGAGACCCTGACTCCGCCGTCCGATCCGCCTGTGTCGAGGCAACCGCCGCAATGTCGTCTCACATCACTAAACCTCCGTTTTCGGTTTTGTCGAAGCCGTTGATCGAAATGCTCGTTGTGGAGCAAGACGTGAACTCGCAGGTCGGAGCCGCGATGTGTTTGGCGGCGGCGATCGATGCGGCTCCGGATCCTGAGTCGGAGCAGCTTCGGAAGGTGTTGCCGAAGTTAGGGAAGTTAGTTAGGAACGAAAGTTTCAAGGCGAAAGCAGCAGTGTTTGGAGTTATAGGAAGCGTCGCTAGTGTTGGCGGTGCCGGAAGTAAaagtgttttggattggttggtGCCTTGTGCGGTGGATGCTTTGAGTAGCGAAGATTGGGCAACGAGAAAGGCGGCAGCGGAGGCGTTGGGGAAAGTGGCGATGGCGGAGAAAGAGCTGACAGCGGAGTTTAAATCGGCGTGTGTGGTGGCTCTAGAAAATAAGAGGTTTGATAAG GTAAAGATTGTACGAGAAACTTTCAATCGTAGTTTGGATTTATGGAAGGAAGTTCCTGGAGTTTGTGAGGTCTCAGCTCCTTCTCAGTCCGACTCATCTTCAGTAG GTAATGGTAGCTTTGGATGCTTTCCTTCAGTTACAAAAAGTGTCGATAATGCTGGTTTTAGAACTCTACAATCAAAGAAAGTAGTCCCCACAAGCAGGTCGCCTCCATCGGATGCTTCAACCGAGCCCACTGCCAAGAAAGAGACACACCTGAGCAGTAATTATAGGAATTGGAATATATCGGATTTCAGTAAGTTGGACCGCACAAAACCCTCTGGTTGTAAGACTGAAATTGCTGAGCCGAGGAAGTCTCTGTTTTTTAAGGCCTATGATAATATCAAGAATGGTGACCTTGGAGTAATGGAGTCGAGAGAAATTGGGGACAGCAGAGATTCTAGGTTGGAGACAAAACGTGTACTCTTTGCTAAGGTCCGTGATGAAAATGTTCAGAAATATGGAGGTTTGAAAACTGGATCTCGGGTGGTTCCATTTCATGATGAGAATTTAGATTTTGATGACAAAAAAGCAGCTGTAGAAGCTGATGAGAACCGCAAAGAGGTTGAAGATCTGTCTTTGATACGTGAACAGCTTGCTCAGATTGAAGACCAGCAATCCAATCTATTAAATCTCCTCCAG AAATTCATTGGGAGCTCCCAAAGTGGGATCAATTCTCTAGAGACACGCGTGAATGGCCTGGAGATGGCTCTGGATGAAATATCTTATGATTTGTCTCTTTCAAATGGAAGGATTCCAAACATGGATTCTGCAGATAAAACGTGTTGCAAGCTGCCTGGTACAGAATTTTTGAGTCCCAAGTTCTGGAGGAAACCTGAAGGTCGGttttctacttcaaggttatctTCTTCTGGGCGCATGCTTTCCCTAAATGCTGCACGTAACATACCTGATAAAGATTCTCGCGCTGAAACGTATATACCAGCAGTGAGCCAAAGGCATCAGCATCAAGGTTGCGGTGGATTTATAATGAATCCAGTGGCTGATGGTTGCAACGGTATAACTGATAATTCAGGGTCCTCAAATAGATTGTCAAAGAATACCATTCAAAATGCTGAGAGGGTTCAGCTTGGAAATGGTAGCGATCCTGATGGGACGACTTTAGTTCGTTGTACTTCATCAATGAAACCTTAG